One Cervus elaphus chromosome 27, mCerEla1.1, whole genome shotgun sequence genomic region harbors:
- the LOC122684717 gene encoding splicing factor, arginine/serine-rich 19-like, whose translation MDAGRGGTVGGSVFWIFFFFFGVWGGGGVGGKSCTSLMVAALLLHGHRMSSRPRTPPPAPPPSRACAVRARGKARRRLAQARNPTGPLNGRAGKGLIRDLATFSLESTGPPPEGPGLRTRAHARGLGRAEPARGRRGWAGPGRGLGAEERMHERRSRAPAPPAAPASRSDARAPARARRRRRRGTGDAGARRSRACACAWAVPPSGARRAGAAAAGLARESQTGVQGTLPSALAGDSETRARGRWVLAGIAAAFCLWASYRRSVSVCRRDAKVLSFHLDCKGRSQSQRGKGSHTHTHPKLGSQSGTRPRSRISPETRKETSQGWRPNSPSLAVEPLGEASFAARSENSDNSAPFLHPC comes from the coding sequence ATGGACGCGGGGCGCGGGGGCACGGTGGGTGGCAgtgtgttttggatttttttttttttttttggagtttggggagggggcggggtgggggggaaatcGTGCACGTCCCTGATGGTAGCAGCCCTCCTCCTGCACGGGCACAGAATGTCTAGCCGGCCGCGAACACCCCCACCGGCACCCCCCCCTTCCCGTGCATGCGCGGTGCGGGCCAGGGGGAAGGCGCGCCGCCGGCTTGCGCAGGCACGGAACCCGACCGGGCCTCTAAATGGGCGAGCGGGGAAAGGGTTAATCCGGGACCTTGCGACGTTTTCGTTGGAGTCTACGGGGCCGCCCCCGGAGGGCCCTGGCCTGCGCACGCGCGCGCACGCGCGCGGGTTGGGGCGCGCGGAGCCCGCGCGCGGGAGAAGGgggtgggcggggccggggcggggcttAGGAGCGGAGGAGCGAATGCACGAGCGCCGCTCGCGGGCACCCGCCCCGCCTGCCGCTCCCGCCTCCCGCTCGGACGCCCGAGCTCCCGCCCGCGCCCGGCGCCGGCGCCGGCGCGGCACCGGGGACGCGGGAGCCCGGCGCTCCCgtgcgtgtgcatgtgcgtgGGCAGTGCCGCCCTCGGGCGCGCGCAGGGCGGGCGCCGCGGCTGCGGGGCTCGCCCGCGAGTCCCAGACGGGCGTTCAGGGCACCCTGCCTTCCGCGCTCGCCGGAGACAGCGAGACGCGCGCTCGCGGGCGTTGGGTCTTAGCGGGTATCGCCGCCGCATTTTGTCTATGGGCGAGTTATAGGCGCTCAGTAAGCGTTTGTAGAAGAGATGCAAAGGTGCTATCTTTTCATTTGGACTGTAAGGGGCGATCCCAGTCCCAGAGAGGAAAGGgatctcatacacacacacacccaaagcTCGGGAGCCAGTCAGGGACGCGCCCACGCTCCCGCATCTCCCCGGAAACTCGCAAGGAAACGTCTCAGGGCTGGAGGCCGAATAGCCCATCCCTGGCGGTGGAGCCCCTGGGTGAGGCTTCTTTTGCAGCTCGCTCGGAGAACTCTGATAACTCAGCGCCGTTTCTACATCCCTGTTGA